Proteins from one Microcoleus sp. bin38.metabat.b11b12b14.051 genomic window:
- a CDS encoding polysaccharide deacetylase family protein, protein MSTLLNLGLLVVKIKNTQIDNKRMNEQLLKNVKNLRSFLFRLIHKAKLLYLLLIFAICIGISGWTVESNFIRIPIIGFHDIVDTQNPAELPPKRLAFSIDYTKQDFSVFLEYLIKENYWLLSSQDLYVYFIDKSQPIPAQRIGQKPILISFDDGYRGVHENALPVLEKLSVIYKEKGKFVLFVNPHFLGVDMGRDFLPHTTCNDLRDGYQKGFYDVQSHGFTHKDFTKISGKELEFEIAKSKSELRKCMGDLDKNKVIGAHIAYPYGASDREVEELLPKYHLTGFLYNDRLFRVNRLENNYRISRITVDKDMSPRELIRIAKKASTLKKKGWF, encoded by the coding sequence ATGTCAACCTTGCTGAATTTGGGTCTATTAGTGGTAAAGATTAAGAACACACAGATTGATAATAAAAGAATGAACGAACAATTGTTAAAAAACGTAAAAAATCTGAGAAGTTTTCTCTTTCGGCTGATACACAAAGCCAAACTGCTTTACTTATTGCTGATATTTGCCATCTGTATAGGTATTTCCGGCTGGACAGTAGAATCTAATTTCATCAGAATCCCTATAATCGGCTTTCACGATATTGTAGACACTCAAAATCCCGCCGAATTGCCACCGAAACGCCTTGCTTTTTCTATTGACTACACTAAACAAGATTTCTCAGTATTTTTAGAATATTTAATTAAAGAAAACTATTGGTTATTATCATCTCAAGACTTGTACGTATACTTTATCGACAAGTCACAGCCAATACCAGCTCAAAGAATTGGTCAAAAACCGATCTTAATATCCTTTGATGACGGGTATAGAGGCGTTCACGAAAATGCACTTCCGGTTTTAGAAAAACTTTCAGTCATTTACAAAGAAAAAGGCAAATTTGTATTATTTGTCAATCCTCATTTTTTAGGTGTTGATATGGGGAGAGATTTTTTACCTCATACTACTTGCAACGATTTAAGAGACGGATATCAAAAAGGTTTTTATGACGTTCAGTCCCACGGCTTTACTCACAAAGACTTCACTAAAATCAGCGGCAAAGAATTAGAATTTGAAATTGCCAAATCCAAATCCGAGTTGAGAAAATGTATGGGAGACTTAGACAAAAATAAAGTAATAGGCGCTCACATAGCCTATCCCTACGGCGCATCAGACAGGGAAGTAGAAGAGCTTTTGCCTAAATATCATTTAACAGGCTTTTTGTACAATGACCGTTTATTTAGAGTAAACCGATTGGAAAATAACTACCGCATCTCTCGCATCACTGTCGATAAAGATATGTCGCCTAGAGAGTTAATTCGCATAGCTAAAAAAGCTTCTACTCTGAAAAAGAAAGGATGGTTTTAA
- a CDS encoding DUF1824 family protein: MSIQNPTTLTVEAAQQILKDFTCLDMQSVASPLEKQALRQAILLVASLSDYQMLGVCATSTDEGFAALATYLKALGYDAVLDASAFATFTGSVYIKFNTLKGSYYVDGYPGTYRGVLVSCQFSSEDGVSGTYGHLPLDLFVD, translated from the coding sequence ATGTCTATTCAAAATCCGACAACCCTAACTGTAGAAGCAGCACAGCAAATCCTCAAGGATTTTACTTGTCTGGATATGCAATCTGTAGCATCGCCGCTGGAAAAACAGGCGTTGCGTCAAGCGATTTTGCTGGTAGCAAGCTTGTCGGATTACCAAATGCTGGGAGTTTGCGCGACTTCGACGGATGAGGGTTTTGCTGCTTTAGCAACTTATTTGAAGGCTTTGGGATATGATGCTGTTTTAGATGCAAGTGCTTTTGCGACCTTTACTGGTTCGGTTTATATCAAGTTTAATACTTTGAAGGGTTCGTATTATGTTGATGGTTATCCGGGAACTTATCGGGGCGTGTTAGTATCCTGCCAATTTTCCTCGGAAGATGGAGTTAGCGGGACTTACGGTCATTTACCTTTGGATTTGTTTGTTGATTAA
- the glgA gene encoding glycogen synthase GlgA — translation MRILFVSAEAAPLAKVGGMGDVVGALPKFLRRMGHDVRIFMPYYGFIPDKMDVPKKPVWNGEAMFQSFSVFESVLPGTDVPLYLLQHPSFLPRRVYGGVDEDWRFTFFANAAAEFAWNHWKPQIMHCHDWHTGMIPVWMSQDPDISTVFTIHNLAYQGPWRWRLEQMTWCPWYMQGHNTMAAAVQFADRVNTVSPTYAEQIKTPAYGETLEGLLSYVGGKMSGILNGIDTESYNPETDKYLHQQFSADTIEKRPVNKIALQEEVGLEVNKNALLMGMVTRLVEQKGLDLIIQMLDRFMAYTDAQFIVLGTGDRYYETQLWQMTARYPGRMSTQLLYNDALSRRIYAGCDTFLMPSRFEPCGISQMLALRYGCVPMVRRTGGLVDTVSHNDPINDTGTGYCFDRYEPLDLFTCMIRTWEGFRYKDKWKELQKRGMREDFGWDISAKKYVNLYSEILGISPEEIAPEPEPELIIGKG, via the coding sequence ATGCGTATTTTATTTGTATCCGCCGAAGCAGCACCCCTAGCCAAAGTAGGCGGTATGGGCGATGTCGTCGGCGCTTTGCCTAAATTTCTGCGCCGCATGGGCCACGATGTCCGCATCTTCATGCCCTACTACGGCTTCATCCCCGACAAAATGGACGTTCCCAAAAAACCCGTTTGGAATGGGGAGGCCATGTTTCAAAGCTTTTCTGTCTTTGAAAGTGTTTTGCCAGGAACCGATGTACCTTTATACTTATTGCAACATCCATCTTTCTTGCCCCGTCGCGTTTACGGCGGCGTCGATGAAGACTGGAGGTTCACTTTCTTTGCTAATGCAGCGGCTGAATTTGCCTGGAATCACTGGAAGCCCCAAATTATGCACTGTCATGACTGGCATACCGGGATGATACCTGTTTGGATGAGTCAAGACCCCGATATTAGCACGGTTTTTACTATTCACAATTTAGCTTATCAAGGGCCGTGGCGCTGGCGTTTGGAGCAGATGACTTGGTGCCCCTGGTATATGCAAGGTCATAATACAATGGCTGCGGCAGTACAGTTTGCCGATCGCGTAAACACAGTTTCGCCCACCTACGCCGAACAAATTAAAACCCCAGCCTACGGGGAAACCTTAGAAGGTTTGCTGTCTTACGTCGGCGGCAAGATGTCGGGGATTTTGAACGGAATTGATACAGAATCTTACAACCCAGAAACTGACAAGTACCTCCATCAACAATTTAGTGCTGATACTATTGAAAAGCGCCCAGTTAACAAAATTGCGCTGCAAGAAGAAGTCGGTTTGGAAGTGAATAAAAATGCCCTGTTAATGGGAATGGTGACGCGGCTGGTAGAACAGAAGGGATTGGATTTGATCATTCAAATGCTCGATCGCTTCATGGCCTATACCGACGCTCAGTTTATTGTACTCGGAACGGGCGATCGCTACTACGAAACCCAACTCTGGCAAATGACAGCCCGCTATCCGGGCCGGATGTCCACCCAATTACTCTACAACGACGCCCTCTCCCGGCGCATTTACGCAGGCTGCGACACCTTCCTGATGCCCAGCCGTTTCGAGCCCTGCGGCATCAGCCAAATGCTCGCCCTCCGCTACGGCTGCGTCCCAATGGTACGCCGCACAGGCGGTTTAGTCGATACCGTTTCCCACAACGACCCGATTAATGATACCGGTACAGGTTACTGTTTCGATCGCTACGAACCCCTCGACTTGTTCACCTGCATGATCCGAACCTGGGAAGGTTTCCGCTACAAAGATAAGTGGAAAGAACTACAAAAGCGCGGCATGAGAGAAGATTTTGGCTGGGATATTTCTGCCAAAAAATATGTCAACCTGTACAGCGAAATTTTGGGAATCTCACCCGAAGAAATCGCACCAGAACCAGAGCCAGAATTAATCATCGGTAAAGGTTAA
- a CDS encoding S1C family serine protease: MSARETQLKLEVKKVQELYRKMQADKKALQQQLKEFKTQTGSAADVVAKILPSLVAVYVMDWDTGEEISSGSGFFVSPDIIVTNYHVIEDIADEDYFYEEDEVEQVLVETHDGKLRLAEVVFTGNGEEDLALLLISDFTFDPQTGEQVQSPQEYAPLELSFDVKVGDRVIAVGNPLGQFAVTITQGIISEIREPEEYEEGEEEEEQGVAEVKVLQTDAAINPGNSGGPLINMAGQVVGVNVWGWEDADTINLAIASEALDDFLAGFEETFEDDSEN, translated from the coding sequence ATGAGCGCTAGAGAAACTCAGTTAAAGCTTGAAGTGAAAAAAGTTCAGGAACTTTATCGCAAAATGCAGGCTGACAAAAAAGCTTTGCAGCAGCAATTAAAAGAGTTTAAAACTCAGACTGGCAGTGCTGCGGATGTCGTTGCTAAAATATTGCCATCGCTAGTTGCAGTTTACGTCATGGATTGGGATACAGGAGAAGAAATTTCTTCGGGAAGCGGCTTTTTTGTATCGCCGGACATCATTGTCACTAACTATCACGTTATCGAAGATATTGCCGATGAAGATTACTTCTACGAGGAAGATGAAGTAGAACAGGTTTTAGTGGAAACTCACGACGGCAAATTGAGATTGGCAGAGGTGGTATTTACTGGTAATGGGGAAGAAGATTTAGCATTGCTGTTAATTAGCGATTTTACCTTTGACCCGCAAACAGGGGAACAAGTGCAATCTCCCCAAGAATACGCTCCCCTGGAGCTATCTTTTGATGTGAAAGTGGGCGATCGAGTCATTGCTGTGGGCAATCCTTTAGGGCAATTTGCTGTCACAATCACTCAAGGTATCATTAGTGAAATTCGCGAACCTGAGGAGTACGAGGAAGGCGAGGAAGAAGAGGAGCAGGGTGTTGCTGAGGTGAAGGTGTTGCAAACTGATGCCGCGATTAATCCAGGAAATTCCGGCGGCCCGTTGATTAATATGGCAGGTCAAGTGGTTGGGGTGAATGTGTGGGGATGGGAAGATGCCGACACGATTAATTTAGCGATCGCCTCGGAAGCTTTGGATGACTTCTTAGCTGGATTTGAGGAGACTTTTGAGGATGATTCCGAGAATTAG
- the hemC gene encoding hydroxymethylbilane synthase, whose protein sequence is MSPTTSAPSRTVRIGSRKSQLALVQTHWVQAELQKHFPQHTFEVHTMSTQGDIILDVALAKIGDKGLFTKELETGMLNNETDFAVHSLKDLPTNLPEGLILGCVTERENPADALVVHQKHKDKQLATLPEGSVIGTSSLRRLAQLRHHFPHFEFKDIRGNLNTRLAKLDDGGYDAIILAVAGLERLGMGDRIHQIISPEISLHAVGQGALGIECRAGDPEILEVIKALEHSETAQRCHAERAFLRELEGGCQVPIGVNTKIENGQLTLVGMVSSLDGKRFVKDSVSGAAETAEALGIDLAHRLREQGASAILEEIFVEVKRGS, encoded by the coding sequence ATGTCCCCAACCACATCCGCCCCCTCCCGAACCGTCCGCATCGGTTCCCGCAAAAGCCAACTCGCCCTCGTCCAAACCCACTGGGTGCAAGCAGAATTACAGAAACACTTCCCGCAACACACTTTTGAAGTCCACACCATGTCCACCCAAGGGGACATAATTCTGGATGTCGCCCTTGCTAAAATTGGCGACAAAGGACTTTTTACCAAAGAATTAGAAACGGGAATGCTCAACAATGAAACGGACTTCGCCGTGCATTCCCTCAAAGATTTACCGACCAATTTACCCGAAGGTTTAATATTAGGATGCGTCACCGAACGGGAAAATCCCGCTGACGCCCTGGTTGTTCACCAAAAACACAAAGACAAGCAACTCGCAACCCTCCCCGAAGGTTCCGTAATCGGCACTTCTTCCCTGCGCCGACTGGCTCAACTGCGACACCATTTCCCTCATTTTGAATTCAAAGATATTCGCGGCAACCTCAATACTCGACTCGCTAAATTAGATGATGGCGGTTACGACGCAATTATTTTAGCAGTTGCAGGACTCGAAAGACTGGGAATGGGCGATCGCATCCACCAAATTATCTCTCCCGAAATCTCCCTGCACGCCGTCGGACAAGGCGCTTTAGGCATCGAATGCCGCGCCGGAGATCCAGAAATCCTCGAAGTAATTAAAGCACTAGAACACTCAGAAACCGCCCAAAGATGTCATGCTGAACGCGCATTTTTGCGGGAATTAGAAGGCGGCTGTCAAGTACCCATCGGTGTCAATACCAAAATCGAAAACGGTCAATTAACCTTAGTTGGCATGGTATCGAGTCTCGACGGCAAGCGCTTCGTCAAAGATAGTGTTTCCGGCGCCGCAGAAACTGCTGAAGCGCTAGGAATTGACCTCGCCCACCGCCTGCGCGAACAGGGAGCGAGTGCAATTTTGGAGGAAATCTTTGTCGAAGTTAAACGCGGTTCCTAA
- a CDS encoding type II toxin-antitoxin system antitoxin SocA domain-containing protein, with the protein MKSALDVARYFLCRVDREIGDTISPLKLQKLVYYAQAWSLVFRGQPLFFQDIEAWVSGPIVRDVWDEYKAYKYTDIPVPNDFDEAFEEDELDVIEEVWNAYGELSAKHLAELTQSETPWLNARQGLEPAETSTKIISRDDMKSCYAPLVEA; encoded by the coding sequence ATGAAAAGCGCTCTTGATGTAGCTCGTTACTTTTTATGTCGTGTCGATCGAGAAATAGGCGATACGATTTCTCCTCTGAAACTGCAAAAACTCGTGTATTACGCACAAGCTTGGAGTTTAGTCTTTAGAGGCCAGCCACTATTTTTTCAAGATATCGAAGCTTGGGTTTCCGGCCCCATTGTCCGTGATGTTTGGGATGAGTATAAAGCTTACAAATATACAGATATTCCTGTTCCAAATGATTTTGACGAAGCATTTGAAGAAGATGAGTTGGACGTGATCGAAGAAGTCTGGAATGCTTATGGAGAATTAAGTGCTAAACATCTTGCAGAATTGACGCAATCTGAGACACCTTGGCTCAACGCTCGCCAGGGATTAGAACCTGCGGAAACATCAACTAAAATCATCTCCCGCGACGATATGAAATCCTGTTATGCACCTTTGGTGGAGGCGTAA